From a single Camarhynchus parvulus chromosome 6, STF_HiC, whole genome shotgun sequence genomic region:
- the LOC115905324 gene encoding glutathione S-transferase omega-1-like — MSGDHSRSLGKGSAAPGPVPAGLIRLYSMRFCPYAQRARLVLRAKGISHEVININLKNKPEWYFEKNPSGLVPVLETSKGQLIWESPITCEYLDEAFPGKKLMPSDPYERACQKMLLEDFSKITSLLFKHVLAVKDGQDTTALKAEIAEKFGKLEEVLSKRNTVFYGGDSVSMVDYMIWPWFERLEPFQLKDSLNHTPKLQRWMEAMKEDPAIKATITDPQIYKNYLQLYLKNSPEACDYGL, encoded by the exons ATGTCGGGCGATCACTCCCGCAGCCTGGGCAAGG GCAGCGCGGCGCCGGGCCCGGTGCCCGCGGGGCTGATCCGGCTCTACAGCATGCGCTTCTGCCCCTACGCGCAGCGGGCGCGCCTGGTTCTCCGCGCCAAGGGCATCAG CCATGAAGTAATCAACATCAATCTGAAGAACAAACCTGAGTGGTACTTTGAGAAGAACCCCTCTGGGCTGGTTCCTGTTCTGGAGACCAGCAAGGGCCAGCTGATCTGGGAGTCCCCAATCACCTGTGAGTACTTGGATGAAGCATTTCCCGGGAAGAAGCTGATGCCTTCAGACCCCTATGAGCGAGCTTGTCAGAAGATGCTCTTGGAAGACTTCTCGAAG ATAACATCCTTGCTTTTCAAGCACGTTTTGGCAGTCAAAGATGGACAGGACACCACTGCACTGAAAGCAGAGATTGCTGAAAAGTTTGGTAAACTTGAAGAG GTTCTGTCCAAACGCAACACGGTGTTTTATGGTGGGGACTCAGTCTCAATGGTTGACTACATGATCTGGCCATGGTTTGAACGTCTGGAACCATTCCAGCTGAAGGA cTCTTTGAATCACACTCCAAAGCTCCAACGCTGGATGGAGGCCATGAAGGAGGATCCTGCTATCAAGGCTACAATAACTGACCCACAGATATACAAAAACTACCTCCAGCTGTATCTGAAGAACAGCCCTGAGGCATGTGATTATGGGCTCTGA